From the Spiroplasma chrysopicola DF-1 genome, one window contains:
- the rplT gene encoding 50S ribosomal protein L20 — MARVKGGPATRKRRKRIIKQASGYFGTKSTHYKKAKEQLMKSLSYAYRDRKQRKRDFRSLWIQRINAAVREHDMSYSRFMNGLNKAHIEVNRKMLSEIAINNPSEFKLLIEESKKALKN; from the coding sequence ATGGCAAGAGTAAAAGGTGGACCAGCCACAAGAAAAAGACGTAAAAGAATTATTAAACAAGCAAGTGGATATTTTGGAACAAAGTCAACACATTATAAAAAAGCAAAAGAACAATTAATGAAATCATTAAGTTATGCTTATCGTGATCGTAAACAACGTAAAAGAGATTTCCGTTCATTATGAATTCAAAGAATTAACGCTGCTGTTCGTGAACATGATATGTCATATTCACGATTTATGAATGGTTTAAATAAGGCTCATATTGAAGTTAACCGTAAAATGTTATCAGAAATCGCAATTAATAATCCAAGTGAATTTAAATTATTAATTGAAGAATCAAAAAAAGCTTTAAAAAACTAA
- the rpmI gene encoding 50S ribosomal protein L35, translating to MPKMKTKKSLAKRVKVTGTGKWKIASAYTSHLAQNKSTKQKRHLRKASLMDKTDQSRLKNLLQK from the coding sequence ATGCCAAAGATGAAAACAAAAAAATCATTAGCAAAACGTGTTAAAGTAACAGGGACAGGAAAATGAAAAATTGCTAGTGCTTATACATCACATTTAGCGCAAAATAAATCAACAAAACAAAAGCGCCATCTACGTAAAGCTAGTTTAATGGATAAAACAGACCAAAGTAGATTAAAAAACTTATTGCAAAAGTAA
- the infC gene encoding translation initiation factor IF-3: MSQITKNNKNIDQVNYDIRAREVLIILDDGSRMGPLSRNEAIAFAETKGLDLLIVSANSNPPVAKLVDYGKYKYEQKKKEKENKKNQHVTENKEIRLRTGIGDHDLGFKAKKVRQFLEEGCRVKISLKFRGREVARPEFGHETLKKFYALIEDLAKIDKEPHLNGLFLDMYVVPKK, from the coding sequence ATGAGCCAAATAACTAAAAACAATAAAAACATTGACCAGGTAAATTATGATATTAGAGCACGGGAAGTTTTAATTATTCTTGATGATGGTAGCAGAATGGGGCCATTATCACGCAATGAAGCAATTGCTTTTGCTGAAACTAAAGGATTAGATTTATTAATTGTTTCAGCAAATAGTAATCCCCCAGTCGCAAAATTAGTTGACTATGGAAAATATAAATACGAGCAAAAGAAAAAAGAAAAAGAAAATAAAAAAAATCAACATGTAACTGAAAATAAAGAAATTCGGTTACGAACAGGGATTGGTGATCATGACTTAGGTTTTAAAGCTAAAAAAGTCCGTCAATTCTTGGAAGAAGGTTGCCGTGTTAAAATCTCATTAAAATTCCGTGGTCGGGAAGTAGCTCGTCCTGAATTTGGCCATGAAACTTTGAAAAAGTTTTATGCTTTAATTGAAGATTTGGCTAAAATTGATAAAGAGCCGCATTTAAATGGTTTGTTTTTAGATATGTATGTTGTACCAAAAAAATAG
- a CDS encoding helix-turn-helix domain-containing protein → MNYKHFTTNERTLLESYKIQGLTNRECAKRLNKHEPTISRELQRCKTNKYSAKNVILNYKYQRTKCGNKKRLNFNQRKYINYGLKHLWSPEQIVGCFKQLTNFEKESFGFKYSDTSLGKSISTIYHYIKIKAFSLPQTTLHQYKNYTKSKITNNRKHLS, encoded by the coding sequence ATGAATTATAAACATTTTACCACAAATGAACGAACATTATTAGAAAGTTATAAAATCCAAGGATTAACTAACCGGGAATGTGCAAAACGATTAAATAAACATGAACCAACAATTTCACGAGAATTGCAACGTTGTAAAACTAATAAATATAGTGCCAAAAATGTAATCTTAAATTATAAATATCAACGCACTAAATGTGGTAATAAGAAGAGACTAAATTTTAATCAAAGAAAATATATTAACTATGGTTTAAAACATTTATGATCACCAGAACAAATTGTTGGTTGTTTTAAACAACTAACTAATTTTGAAAAAGAAAGTTTTGGCTTTAAATATTCAGATACATCATTAGGAAAAAGTATTTCAACAATTTATCATTATATCAAAATTAAAGCATTTTCATTACCACAAACAACCCTACACCAATATAAAAACTACACAAAATCTAAGATTACCAATAATAGAAAACATCTTTCATAA
- a CDS encoding IS30 family transposase yields the protein MKRNRYDFGHFEADLIVGKNNKSFKLTITERLANLNYICHLDTKTASKVNNILINFFKNPAILKYVKSLTLDNGTEFSMWKELEHAIGIPVYFTNPSSPWKKGTIEHENKLFRQRYPKHKNLNNYNEKYDKESIILLNNRPRKKLNFKTPVEVFQMFSPYFDLLKTCT from the coding sequence ATTAAAAGAAATCGCTATGATTTTGGTCATTTTGAAGCTGATTTAATAGTTGGAAAAAATAATAAAAGTTTTAAATTAACAATTACTGAACGATTAGCAAATTTAAATTATATTTGTCATCTTGATACAAAAACAGCAAGTAAGGTAAATAATATTTTAATTAATTTTTTTAAAAATCCAGCAATTTTAAAATATGTTAAATCTTTAACTTTAGATAATGGAACAGAATTCTCAATGTGAAAAGAACTTGAACATGCTATTGGAATTCCAGTTTATTTTACAAACCCAAGTTCTCCTTGAAAAAAAGGCACTATTGAACATGAAAACAAACTATTTAGACAAAGATATCCAAAACACAAAAACCTAAATAACTACAATGAAAAGTATGATAAAGAAAGCATTATTCTCCTAAATAATAGACCAAGAAAAAAACTAAACTTTAAAACACCAGTTGAAGTATTTCAAATGTTTAGTCCATATTTTGATTTATTAAAAACTTGCACTTAA
- a CDS encoding lipoprotein produces MKKILAILGAVSLTATGSSAVVACNSNKAATVDLKAIDSKAVELKTAQDVFSVKNMAYYAQELSASIIAKGSNVIFKWLNSSEDTIAIVVDKAEELTAKKLAYNGLGAEGGQGSILDFVDNAINIAFTTDLFKGNSFVGENKAYSLFTSGIENNDKVYENGTVFNITFKSSAKGIEEGIIKAEAEATTWKEASIKVQLVVDASQFPKAEKKLNKTLKSIRLF; encoded by the coding sequence ATGAAAAAAATTTTAGCAATTTTAGGAGCAGTAAGTTTAACTGCAACAGGTTCATCTGCAGTAGTAGCATGTAACAGTAACAAAGCAGCAACTGTTGATTTAAAAGCAATCGATTCAAAAGCAGTAGAATTAAAAACAGCCCAAGATGTTTTCTCAGTTAAAAACATGGCTTATTATGCTCAAGAATTATCAGCATCAATAATTGCAAAAGGATCAAATGTTATATTTAAATGATTAAATTCATCAGAAGATACAATTGCTATTGTTGTTGATAAAGCTGAAGAATTAACAGCAAAAAAATTAGCATATAATGGTTTAGGTGCAGAAGGTGGACAAGGATCAATTCTTGATTTTGTTGACAATGCAATTAATATAGCATTTACTACCGACTTATTTAAAGGAAATTCATTTGTTGGTGAAAATAAAGCGTATAGTTTATTTACATCTGGAATTGAAAATAATGATAAAGTATATGAAAATGGAACAGTATTTAACATTACATTCAAAAGTAGTGCAAAAGGAATAGAAGAGGGTATTATTAAAGCTGAAGCGGAAGCAACAACTTGAAAAGAAGCATCAATTAAAGTTCAACTTGTTGTTGATGCATCTCAATTTCCAAAAGCAGAAAAAAAGTTAAATAAGACTTTAAAAAGTATTAGATTATTCTAA